The Flavobacterium faecale genome has a segment encoding these proteins:
- the lgt gene encoding prolipoprotein diacylglyceryl transferase: protein MTHALNIVWNPSEGIDLGFFVIRFYSLMFVIAFGLGWYIMKNIFEREGESIEKLDSLFVWTVLATLIGARLGHVLFYDWEYFRNHLAEIFLPFRFNPFQFTGFQGLASHGAAISIIVAMYYFCKKIIKRPLLWMLDRIVIAVASGAIFVRLGNFFNSEIVGKATDSAFGIKFVRDYFSPNDAVARTNIPNPTEAYNAIATNPQFKVLLHEVPVKHPTQLYEAFCYVFVFATLFFLYWKTEARLKSGYLFGLFLVLLFTVRMVVESVKESQGGFESDLGNILSTGQWLSIPFILIGLYFVFTAKKTREI from the coding sequence ATGACACACGCTTTGAATATCGTATGGAATCCCTCAGAAGGAATAGATTTAGGCTTTTTTGTAATTCGTTTTTACAGCTTAATGTTTGTAATTGCTTTTGGATTGGGGTGGTACATCATGAAAAATATTTTTGAACGCGAAGGCGAATCCATCGAGAAATTAGATTCTCTATTCGTTTGGACCGTTCTAGCTACTTTAATCGGAGCTCGATTAGGGCACGTCTTATTCTATGACTGGGAGTATTTCCGAAATCATTTGGCTGAAATATTTTTACCTTTCCGTTTCAATCCTTTTCAATTTACAGGATTTCAAGGTCTAGCAAGTCACGGAGCTGCAATTTCGATAATTGTTGCGATGTATTACTTTTGCAAAAAAATCATCAAACGTCCATTGTTATGGATGCTAGATCGTATCGTAATAGCTGTTGCTAGTGGTGCTATATTTGTTAGACTAGGTAACTTTTTTAATTCTGAGATTGTTGGAAAAGCAACAGATTCAGCTTTCGGAATTAAATTTGTTCGTGATTATTTCTCTCCAAACGATGCTGTAGCGCGAACCAATATTCCAAATCCAACAGAAGCCTATAACGCCATTGCTACCAATCCTCAATTCAAAGTTTTGCTACACGAGGTTCCGGTAAAACATCCAACACAGCTTTACGAAGCTTTTTGTTATGTATTTGTATTTGCAACTTTATTTTTCTTGTACTGGAAGACTGAAGCTAGATTAAAATCAGGTTACTTGTTTGGTTTGTTTTTAGTCCTTTTATTCACAGTACGTATGGTCGTAGAATCGGTGAAGGAAAGTCAAGGTGGTTTTGAAAGCGATTTAGGCAATATTTTATCCACCGGACAATGGTTGAGTATTCCTTTCATTTTAATCGGTTTGTACTTTGTTTTCACAGCTAAAAAGACAAGAGAGATATAA
- the yidD gene encoding membrane protein insertion efficiency factor YidD, with translation MKITSPFIFLVRIYQTAISPFTPATCRFEPTCSSYMIEALQVHGLLRGGYLGIKRILSCHPWGRTGYDPVPKKKCDH, from the coding sequence ATGAAAATAACCAGTCCATTTATATTTTTAGTTCGCATCTATCAAACCGCCATTTCTCCCTTCACGCCTGCTACCTGTAGGTTTGAACCCACCTGTTCCTCTTACATGATTGAAGCACTGCAAGTACATGGTTTATTGCGCGGTGGCTACCTCGGAATCAAAAGAATCTTGAGCTGTCATCCGTGGGGACGCACAGGTTATGACCCCGTACCTAAGAAAAAATGTGACCATTAA
- the cysS gene encoding cysteine--tRNA ligase produces MPLYSTQKIKLYNSLSGEKEIFTPIHEGNVGMYVCGPTVYSNVHLGNVRTFMSFDIIFRYFTHLGYKVRYVRNITDVGHMVDDVDEGEDKIAKKARLEQLEPMEVVQRYTIDFHQILKAFNFLPPSIEPTATGHIIEQIEIIKKIVASGIGYEANGSIYFDVVKYNKNHNYGILSGRNIEDMLANTRDLDGQSDKKNPQDFALWKKAEPQHIMRWPSPWGEGFPGWHLECTAMSTKYLGNHFDIHGGGMDLKFPHHECEIAQNEACTGQTPVNYWLHANMLTLNGKKMAKSTGNNILPGEILSGDNTILSKAFSASVARFFMLQAHYRSILDFSDDAIVAAEKGYKRLMEALENLTQITASNTSTLDIASWKQLCYDAMNDDFNTPILIAQLFEGVRFCNLLKEGKETLTADDLNDFTIAMNAFVFDVLGLENEKATNSQNDKLEGTVNLLIEMRKQARADKNFALSDQIRDQLLAIGIQLKDGKEGTSFSL; encoded by the coding sequence ATGCCATTATATAGTACTCAAAAGATCAAATTATACAATTCTCTTTCTGGAGAAAAAGAAATTTTTACGCCGATTCACGAAGGAAATGTAGGAATGTATGTTTGTGGACCAACAGTGTACAGCAATGTGCATTTGGGAAATGTGCGAACTTTTATGTCATTTGATATTATTTTTCGTTATTTCACCCACTTGGGTTACAAGGTGCGCTATGTGCGTAACATTACTGATGTGGGCCATATGGTGGACGATGTGGATGAAGGCGAAGATAAAATTGCCAAAAAAGCACGCTTGGAACAGCTGGAACCAATGGAAGTGGTACAACGCTACACGATTGATTTTCATCAAATCTTGAAAGCATTTAACTTTTTACCTCCAAGCATTGAACCAACAGCGACTGGACACATTATAGAACAAATTGAGATTATCAAAAAAATTGTAGCCTCGGGTATTGGTTATGAAGCCAATGGATCGATCTATTTTGATGTAGTAAAATACAATAAAAATCACAATTACGGGATTTTGAGTGGTCGTAACATTGAAGATATGCTAGCAAATACTAGAGATCTTGATGGACAATCGGACAAGAAAAACCCACAGGACTTTGCTTTGTGGAAAAAAGCCGAACCACAACACATCATGCGTTGGCCCTCTCCTTGGGGAGAAGGTTTCCCTGGTTGGCATTTGGAATGTACTGCAATGAGTACCAAATATTTGGGTAATCATTTTGATATTCACGGTGGTGGAATGGATTTAAAATTTCCGCATCATGAATGCGAAATTGCTCAAAACGAAGCCTGTACAGGTCAAACACCCGTAAATTACTGGTTGCATGCAAATATGCTGACCTTGAACGGTAAAAAAATGGCAAAATCTACTGGAAATAATATTTTGCCTGGCGAAATACTTTCTGGTGACAATACGATTTTAAGTAAAGCATTTTCGGCTTCTGTAGCACGTTTTTTCATGTTGCAAGCGCATTACAGAAGTATATTGGATTTCTCTGATGATGCTATTGTTGCTGCTGAAAAAGGATACAAGCGATTGATGGAAGCTTTAGAAAACCTAACGCAAATAACAGCCAGCAATACTAGTACGCTTGACATCGCATCATGGAAACAATTGTGTTATGATGCCATGAATGACGATTTTAATACTCCAATCTTAATAGCGCAATTGTTTGAAGGAGTACGTTTTTGCAATCTTTTGAAAGAAGGAAAAGAAACGTTGACTGCTGATGATCTAAACGATTTCACTATTGCAATGAATGCTTTTGTATTTGATGTTTTAGGATTAGAAAATGAAAAAGCTACCAACAGCCAAAATGATAAATTGGAAGGAACAGTAAACCTCTTGATCGAGATGCGAAAACAAGCGCGTGCCGACAAGAACTTTGCTCTATCGGATCAAATTCGAGATCAGTTACTCGCAATTGGAATTCAGTTAAAAGACGGCAAAGAAGGAACTAGTTTCTCTTTATAA
- the folE gene encoding GTP cyclohydrolase I FolE — MIQNNELQDEIGENHIATSAQNPVRDDAFDVSDDDKIELIKKDVENILRTLGMDLTDDSIKGTPNRVAKMFVKEIFGGLNPNKKPKASTFDNNYKYGEMLVEKNITLYSTCEHHLLPIIGRAHVAYISKGSVIGLSKMNRIVEHYAKRPQVQERLTMQIVQELQIALGTEDVACVIDAKHLCVNSRGIQDIESSTVTSEFGGKFKEESTRREFLDYIKMETKF; from the coding sequence ATGATACAAAATAACGAATTGCAGGATGAAATAGGAGAAAATCATATTGCTACCTCTGCACAAAACCCAGTACGCGACGATGCTTTTGATGTAAGCGACGATGACAAAATTGAATTGATAAAAAAAGACGTTGAGAACATTCTAAGAACTTTAGGAATGGATTTGACTGATGATAGCATTAAAGGCACACCAAATCGTGTTGCTAAGATGTTTGTTAAAGAAATTTTTGGAGGATTGAATCCGAATAAAAAACCAAAGGCTTCTACTTTTGACAACAATTACAAATATGGTGAAATGTTGGTCGAAAAAAACATCACACTTTACTCTACTTGTGAGCACCACTTGTTACCAATCATAGGAAGAGCACATGTTGCTTACATCTCGAAAGGTAGCGTAATTGGTTTATCAAAAATGAACCGAATTGTGGAACACTATGCAAAAAGACCACAAGTACAAGAGCGTTTAACGATGCAAATCGTTCAAGAGCTTCAAATTGCCTTGGGTACTGAAGATGTGGCTTGTGTTATTGATGCAAAACACCTTTGTGTAAACTCACGCGGAATTCAAGATATTGAAAGCAGTACGGTAACGTCTGAATTTGGTGGGAAATTTAAAGAAGAGTCTACAAGACGCGAATTTTTAGATTACATTAAAATGGAAACTAAATTTTAA
- a CDS encoding pyridoxal phosphate-dependent aminotransferase has protein sequence MPNISIRGKKMPQSPIRKLAPFAEIAIRKGLKVYHLNIGQPDIKSPEKAIEAIKNINLDVIAYGPSEGNKSYRKKLASFFRRQHVNVDTKDIMITTGGSEALLFAMGSIMDPGDEVIIPEPFYANYSAFSEESGAKVVPVTSSFEDGFALPSIEMFENLITPRTKAILICNPSNPTGNLYSEQEISQLGELAKRHDLFLIADEVYREFIYNPEDIHYSVMNLVGLEQNVIMIDSVSKRYSMCGARIGCMVTKNKEVIATAMKFAQARLCPPTIEQIACEAAIDTPKSYFTKTIKEYKIRRDTLISELLKIEGIEVTLPKAAFYCIVQLPVKDTDHFAKWLLKNYELEGETVMIAPAAGFYSTPGMGKNQVRMAYVLKKEELVRSVHILKEALKVYKAIKYKKPMLID, from the coding sequence ATGCCTAATATTTCTATTAGAGGAAAAAAGATGCCTCAATCTCCAATACGTAAACTTGCTCCATTTGCTGAAATTGCAATTAGAAAAGGACTTAAAGTTTACCATCTAAACATTGGTCAACCGGATATTAAAAGTCCCGAAAAAGCCATCGAAGCCATTAAAAATATCAACCTTGATGTAATAGCCTACGGTCCTTCTGAAGGAAATAAAAGTTATAGAAAAAAATTAGCTTCCTTTTTTAGAAGACAGCATGTTAATGTAGATACCAAAGATATTATGATTACCACTGGTGGATCTGAAGCTTTGTTATTTGCGATGGGAAGTATCATGGATCCAGGAGATGAAGTTATTATTCCAGAACCGTTTTATGCAAATTATAGTGCCTTCTCTGAAGAGTCGGGTGCCAAAGTAGTACCTGTTACTTCTAGCTTTGAAGATGGGTTTGCTTTGCCTTCAATCGAAATGTTTGAAAACTTAATCACGCCAAGAACCAAAGCCATCTTAATTTGTAATCCAAGTAACCCAACGGGGAATTTATACTCTGAACAAGAGATTTCACAATTGGGAGAATTGGCTAAAAGACATGACTTGTTTTTGATCGCTGATGAAGTGTATCGTGAATTTATTTATAATCCAGAAGACATTCATTACTCTGTTATGAACCTTGTTGGTCTAGAACAAAACGTAATCATGATTGACTCTGTATCCAAAAGATATAGTATGTGTGGTGCACGTATTGGTTGTATGGTAACTAAAAACAAAGAGGTAATTGCAACGGCAATGAAATTTGCTCAAGCAAGATTATGCCCTCCTACCATTGAACAAATTGCATGTGAAGCAGCAATAGACACTCCTAAAAGTTATTTTACAAAAACAATTAAGGAGTACAAAATAAGAAGAGATACCTTAATATCTGAATTGCTAAAAATTGAAGGTATTGAAGTTACCTTGCCAAAGGCAGCATTTTATTGCATTGTACAACTTCCGGTAAAAGATACAGACCATTTTGCAAAATGGCTACTTAAAAATTATGAATTAGAAGGTGAAACAGTAATGATTGCTCCAGCAGCAGGCTTCTACTCTACTCCAGGAATGGGGAAAAATCAAGTACGTATGGCTTATGTACTCAAGAAAGAAGAACTAGTACGCTCTGTTCATATCTTGAAAGAGGCACTAAAAGTATACAAAGCAATCAAGTACAAAAAACCAATGTTAATCGACTAA
- a CDS encoding DUF1573 domain-containing protein, with the protein MKKIVAFITFMLISSIGYAQNGAKIDFKANNNTIDYGTINKNNDNGIRVFEFTNTGTSPLIVYSVQSTPSCTIISKTPSTIAPGNSGTIEIKYTMTPGPIRKTITVETNAINFDGGRIPLKIKGDVVLAD; encoded by the coding sequence ATGAAAAAAATAGTCGCTTTTATCACATTCATGCTCATAAGTAGTATTGGATATGCACAAAATGGAGCTAAAATTGATTTCAAAGCCAATAATAATACTATTGATTACGGAACAATAAACAAAAATAACGATAACGGAATTCGCGTATTTGAATTTACCAATACAGGTACGAGTCCTTTAATTGTCTATTCGGTTCAGTCCACTCCTAGTTGTACCATTATTTCAAAGACACCAAGCACAATAGCACCAGGAAACTCGGGAACAATTGAAATTAAATACACAATGACGCCTGGTCCGATTCGAAAAACAATTACAGTCGAAACCAACGCCATTAATTTTGATGGAGGTCGAATTCCACTTAAGATAAAAGGAGACGTAGTTCTTGCTGATTAA
- a CDS encoding valine--tRNA ligase, translated as MTIPAQFDAETIENKWYDYWMKNNYFHSEPDHRTPYTIVIPPPNVTGVLHMGHMLNNTIQDVLIRRARLKGFNACWVPGTDHASIATEAKVVAKLKSEGINKNDLTRQEFLKHAWDWTEKYGGTILEQLKQLGCSCDWERTKFTMDPDMSASVIKSFVDLYNKGLIYRGYRMVNWDPEAKTTLSDEEVIFEERQGKLYFLQYKIEGSNDFLTVATTRPETIFGDSAICINPNDERFTHLRGKKAIVPICGRVIPIIEDDYVDIEFGTGCLKVTPAHDMNDKTLGEKHNLEIIDIFNEDATLNSFGMQYQGQDRFVVREAIAKELEEKGDLSKTEIHLNKVGTSERTKAVIEPRLSDQWFLKMEDLVKPAIQSVLVDGDIKLHPKRFENTYAHWLNNIRDWNISRQLWWGQQIPAFYYGDGKEDFVVAENIEDALKLAQEKTANLQLQATDLRQDVDALDTWFSSWLWPMSVFGGIMDPESADFKYYYPTNDLVTGPDILFFWVARMIIAGYEYAGEKPFTNVYLTGLVRDKQRRKMSKSLGNSPEPLELIKKFGADGVRVGLLLSASAGNDIMFDEELCNQGKGFSNKIWNAFKLIKGWEVSTSIEQPESSKVAIEWYEGKFQHVLAEIEDNFDKYRISEALMAIYKLVWDDFCSWFLEMIKPGYQQPIDSVTLAKAIEMLENNLKLLHPFMPFLTEEIWQLIAERSTEEALIVSTWPEGKPFNASLITDFDITMEVISGIRTIRKDKNIPFKDTIELKAINNDAISTYFDTIVTKLGNISSFEYVAEKVDGALSYRVNSNEYFIPVAGTIDVEAEIEKLTAELVYTKGFLKSVQGKLSNEKFVAGAPEKVIANERQKEADALAKIETIEQSIAGLK; from the coding sequence ATGACAATTCCAGCACAATTTGACGCCGAAACGATAGAGAATAAGTGGTATGACTACTGGATGAAAAACAACTATTTTCATTCTGAACCAGATCATAGAACACCATATACCATTGTGATTCCTCCACCCAATGTAACAGGAGTCTTGCATATGGGGCATATGTTGAACAACACAATTCAGGATGTTTTGATTCGTCGTGCTCGTTTAAAAGGGTTTAATGCCTGCTGGGTACCTGGTACAGATCACGCCTCTATTGCTACAGAAGCAAAGGTGGTGGCTAAATTAAAGTCGGAAGGAATAAACAAAAACGATCTTACACGTCAAGAATTTTTGAAGCATGCGTGGGATTGGACAGAGAAATACGGTGGAACAATTCTTGAACAATTGAAACAATTGGGTTGTTCATGTGACTGGGAGCGTACCAAATTTACTATGGATCCAGATATGTCGGCCTCTGTTATCAAATCGTTTGTTGATTTGTACAACAAAGGATTAATATATCGTGGGTACCGAATGGTGAACTGGGACCCAGAAGCAAAAACTACTTTATCTGATGAGGAAGTTATTTTTGAAGAAAGACAAGGGAAACTATATTTTCTACAATATAAAATTGAAGGTTCAAATGACTTTTTGACGGTTGCTACTACACGTCCGGAAACTATTTTTGGAGATTCGGCAATTTGTATCAATCCAAATGATGAACGATTTACACATTTGCGTGGTAAAAAAGCAATCGTTCCTATATGTGGGCGCGTGATTCCAATTATTGAAGATGACTATGTAGATATCGAGTTTGGAACAGGATGCTTGAAGGTAACGCCTGCACATGATATGAATGATAAAACATTGGGCGAGAAGCACAATCTTGAAATCATTGATATTTTTAACGAAGATGCTACCTTAAATAGTTTTGGTATGCAATACCAAGGACAAGACCGTTTTGTAGTTCGTGAAGCAATCGCTAAAGAATTAGAAGAAAAAGGTGATTTGTCTAAAACAGAAATCCACTTGAACAAAGTTGGAACCTCTGAAAGAACCAAAGCGGTAATCGAACCAAGATTATCAGATCAATGGTTTCTTAAAATGGAAGATTTGGTAAAACCTGCAATTCAATCCGTATTGGTTGACGGCGATATCAAATTGCACCCAAAACGTTTTGAAAACACCTACGCACATTGGTTAAACAATATTCGTGATTGGAATATCTCTCGCCAATTATGGTGGGGACAACAAATTCCGGCCTTTTACTACGGTGACGGAAAAGAAGATTTTGTAGTTGCAGAAAATATAGAAGATGCGCTAAAATTGGCACAAGAAAAAACGGCTAACTTGCAACTTCAAGCCACAGACCTGAGACAAGATGTTGATGCCTTAGATACTTGGTTTTCGTCTTGGTTATGGCCAATGTCTGTTTTTGGCGGTATTATGGATCCAGAAAGTGCCGATTTTAAATATTATTACCCAACAAATGACTTGGTTACCGGTCCAGATATTTTATTCTTCTGGGTGGCGCGTATGATCATTGCAGGTTACGAATATGCTGGTGAAAAACCATTTACAAATGTATATCTAACAGGATTAGTTCGTGACAAACAAAGAAGAAAAATGTCTAAGTCTCTTGGTAATTCACCAGAGCCATTGGAATTGATCAAAAAATTTGGTGCTGATGGAGTGCGTGTAGGTTTGCTATTGAGTGCATCTGCAGGAAACGACATCATGTTTGATGAAGAATTATGTAACCAAGGAAAAGGATTTTCGAATAAAATTTGGAATGCCTTTAAGTTGATTAAAGGATGGGAAGTTTCTACTTCAATCGAACAACCAGAATCATCAAAAGTAGCTATCGAATGGTACGAAGGTAAGTTCCAACACGTATTGGCAGAGATCGAAGATAATTTTGATAAATACAGAATCTCTGAGGCATTGATGGCTATTTACAAATTGGTTTGGGATGATTTCTGTTCTTGGTTTTTAGAAATGATCAAACCAGGATACCAACAGCCTATTGACAGCGTTACTTTAGCCAAAGCGATAGAAATGCTTGAAAATAATTTGAAATTGTTGCACCCGTTCATGCCATTCTTGACCGAAGAAATTTGGCAATTAATTGCTGAAAGAAGCACAGAAGAGGCATTAATTGTTTCTACTTGGCCAGAGGGTAAACCGTTTAACGCTAGTTTAATCACCGATTTTGATATCACCATGGAAGTGATCTCCGGAATTAGAACTATCCGTAAAGACAAAAACATTCCGTTCAAGGATACTATCGAGTTGAAAGCGATCAATAATGATGCGATTTCGACTTATTTTGATACTATTGTAACCAAATTGGGGAACATTTCTTCATTTGAATACGTAGCCGAAAAAGTAGATGGAGCATTGTCTTATCGTGTGAACTCTAACGAATATTTTATTCCTGTTGCTGGAACTATTGATGTGGAAGCTGAAATTGAAAAATTGACAGCAGAATTGGTTTACACAAAAGGTTTCTTGAAATCAGTACAAGGAAAGTTATCCAATGAGAAATTTGTAGCTGGTGCACCTGAAAAAGTAATAGCAAACGAAAGACAAAAAGAAGCTGATGCTTTGGCAAAAATCGAAACGATTGAGCAAAGTATTGCCGGTTTGAAATAA
- a CDS encoding DUF2064 domain-containing protein — protein MNAETNLNSTTAILLFAQTEQAEAATKKISSYTKNNILLWKKLNSKAIQTVKKTNLPYFISDETTQVGSNFGDKITAAVKNVFDQGFENVIVIGNDSLALTTSLLLNAAQNLQNKDIVLGADWHGGVYLMGLSKRNFNASVFEKIEWQTNSVFKNLTHIFQQQTIFYLPRLQDCNDKDTFQDSISSLGYASKLRAYLMALVQERLFYFLFEKVSYFSSYTTTFYNKGSPVAI, from the coding sequence ATGAATGCCGAAACCAATTTAAATTCGACCACTGCAATTTTGCTTTTTGCTCAAACCGAGCAAGCAGAAGCGGCAACAAAAAAAATAAGTTCTTACACTAAGAACAATATTTTGCTGTGGAAAAAACTGAATAGTAAAGCCATTCAAACCGTTAAAAAAACAAACCTACCTTATTTTATCTCAGATGAGACCACGCAGGTAGGATCAAATTTTGGAGATAAGATTACAGCTGCGGTTAAAAATGTTTTTGATCAAGGATTTGAAAATGTTATTGTAATTGGTAATGACTCCTTAGCATTAACAACTTCTTTATTATTGAATGCAGCTCAAAATTTGCAAAATAAAGATATTGTTTTGGGAGCCGATTGGCATGGCGGCGTTTACTTGATGGGATTGTCTAAGCGAAATTTCAATGCTAGCGTTTTTGAGAAGATTGAGTGGCAAACAAATTCGGTTTTCAAAAATTTAACCCACATTTTTCAGCAGCAAACCATCTTTTATCTACCAAGGTTACAAGATTGTAATGATAAAGATACCTTTCAAGATTCTATTTCTAGTTTAGGGTATGCTTCAAAACTGAGAGCCTATTTAATGGCCTTGGTACAAGAGCGCTTATTTTATTTTTTATTCGAAAAAGTATCTTATTTTTCGTCTTATACCACCACTTTCTATAACAAAGGATCACCGGTTGCTATTTAA